The Oryzias melastigma strain HK-1 linkage group LG3, ASM292280v2, whole genome shotgun sequence genome contains a region encoding:
- the LOC112160619 gene encoding neoverrucotoxin subunit alpha-like, giving the protein HSLIIQILRFFSSDFTLWDGDKIKSNKVRQSQKSSTYEITASDSIKSKSSLLDVDGSLSASFMGGLIKVGGSASYLNDNKTFKNQSRVTLQYKATTEYERLNVTQLAAPNTQIQDAIKNSRATHVVTGILYGANAFFVFDSERMDSSDVQKIEGSMKAAIKKIPECSIKEKTSIKLSAEEQNVTNKFSCKFHGDFILSSNPTTFEDAVKTYVKLPTLLEKTLENTVPVKVWLTPLKNLDKSNEELKADISVSLVSKAENALDGMREIEMRCNDALDENVVKKFPPMQKKLRNVLNLCEDYTKTLKRTMEEKFPLIREGKEDEGSVHKVFEDLKKSPFSQENLDKWLDNVEREINVLTSCVNTMEGIKIVSDESELDREVLASGVKHALCFVFTSVETEDPYLKQMDEYLGCNETQRPTSVTPPSKDHWFFNNRIFVGMRRKARLLTSTFKNLKSSKKYGFVIAALPNQKHKGATIYQYRDGSRLLNSTFKNLKSSKKYSFVIAALPNQKHKGATIYHYRDGCLKTENFSKLFIKMMMFKFIFIRNRKKKLTI; this is encoded by the exons cattctCTAATAATACAAATCcttcgttttttttcctcagattttACTCTGTGGGATGGagacaaaattaaaagcaacaaaGTGAGGCAGTCTCAGAAGAGCAGCACGTATGAAATCACTGCATCTGATTCCATTAAGTCCAAGTCATCTCTGCTGGATGTTGATGGGTCTCTTAGTGCCAGTTTCATGGGAGGATTGATTAAAGTCGGAGGATCAGCCAGCTACCTGAATGATAACAAGACGTTCAAGAATCAGAGCAGAGTAACTCTGCAGTACAAAGCCACAACAGAGTACGAACGTCTGAATGTGACTCAACTTGCCGCTCCAAACACGCAGATCCAAGATGCCATCAAGAACAGCCGAGCAACACATGTGGTCACCGGCATCCTTTACGGCGCAAAcgctttctttgtgtttgacagCGAGAGGATGGATTCCAGTGATGTGCAAAAGATCGAGGGCAGCATGAAAGCAGCCATCAAGAAGATCCCAGAGTGtagcataaaagaaaaaaccagCATCAAGCTGAGCGCCGAGGAGCAAAACGTGACGAATAAATTCTCCTGTAAATTCCACGGAGACTTCATTCTTAGCAGCAACCCTACAACATTTGAAGATGCAGTGAAGACCTACGTGAAGCTTCCAACACTTCTTGAAAAAACTTTGGAGAACACGGTTCCTGTTAAAGTCTGGCTGACTCCTCTGAAGAACCTGGATAAATCCAATGAAGAACTGAAGGCAGACATTTCTGTCAGTTTAGTAAGTAAAGCAGAGAATGCTCTTGACGGCATGAGAGAGATAGAAATGAGATGCAATGATGCTCTGGATGAGAATGTGGTGAAAAAATTCCCACCGATGCAGAAAAAGTTGAGAAATGTTCTAAatctctgtgaagattacacaaaaacactcaaacgCACCATGGAGGAGAAGTTCCCGCTCATTCGTGAAGGAAAAGAAGATGAAGGATCAGTGCATAAAGTCTTTGAAGATCTGAAGAAATCTCCATTCAGTCAGGAGAACTTGGACAAGTGGCTCGATAACGTGGAGAGAGAAATCAATGTCCTCACTtcctgtgtgaacaccatggagGGAATCAAGATCGTCTCAGATGAATCAGAGTTGGATAGAGAGGTTCTTGCCTCAGGTGTAAAACATGCTCTCTGCTTTGTTTTCACCTCTGTGGAAACTGAAGATCCATACTTGAAGCAGATGGACGAATATCTTGGCTGTAATGAAACACAAAGGCCTACAAGTGTGACTCCACCCTCAAAGGATCACTGGTTCTTCAATAACAGAATCTTTGTTGGCATGAGACGGAAAGCCAGACTGTTGACTTCTACTTTCAAAAACCTGAAGAGCAGCAAGAAGTATGGCTTTGTCATAGCTGCTCTGCCAAACCAGAAGCACAAAGGAGCAACCATCTACCAATACAGAGACGGat CCAGACTGTTGAACTCTACTTTCAAAAACCTGAAGAGCAGCAAGAAGTATAGCTTTGTCATAGCTGCTCTACCAAACCAGAAACACAAAGGAGCAACCATCTACCATTACAGAGACGGatgtctgaaaacagaaaatttctCCAAGCTATTCATCAAGATGATGAtgttcaagtttattttcattagaaatcGTAAGAAGAAGCTTACCATTTAA